Part of the Lolium rigidum isolate FL_2022 chromosome 6, APGP_CSIRO_Lrig_0.1, whole genome shotgun sequence genome, ACACACATGAGTGGGGTGGGATGAATCAACAAAACCGGATGGTTGTTGACAGTACACTGTCTCCTCAAGATCACCATGCAAGAAGGCATTCTTGATGTCCATTTGATGAATGGGCCAAGATGAAGAGGTGCCGAGACTGAGCATAACTCGAATAGTTGCATGTTTTACCACTGGACTAAAAGTTTCCTCGTAATCCACACCAACTTGTTGAGTGAATCCGCGAACCACCCACCGAGCCTTGTAACGAGCCAATGTACCATCAGGGTGGAACTTGTGGCGGTATATCCATTTTCCAGTCACGACATTGACACCTGCAGGCCGAGGCACCAAAGACCAAGTGTCATTTCCAATTAAAGCATTATATTCATATAACATAGCGTCGTGCCAATGGGGGTCTTTTAATGCAGCACGGTAGGAGGAGGGAATTGGAGAGAGGTCGGTGGCAACGGAAAGGTTGAAGTTTTGTTTGGGCATGAAATAACCAGTTTTGGCTCGTGTCAACATCTTGTGTGCATTATTGGGTGGACATACTGGAATAGAACATGGCGGTGGGGCTGGTGGAGCGTGCTGATGTGGCAAGCTAGAACTGGAGGAGGAGCACTGCTCGGTTGCATGTGGTGAGGAGAAAACGCGGTTGGGCGAGCGACCCGAGGGAGATTCGGTGCCAGGGGCGCAGGGGACGGGAGTGGGGCGCAGGAGACGTCAGGTGGGGTTGGCAGAGGATCCGAGGGAGATGCGGTCGGCGCAGGTGGGGTTGGCGGAGTGGCCAAGGTGGGTGCGGTCCTGGTTGGGCGGCAGGTGGGTGGGGTGGGCTGAGGTGGCAGACACGGATTGGGGTTCGGGTGGTATGAGGATTCCGGGCGGGGCGGTGATGATTGGGCACGGCGATCGAAAGGGATCGACGTGCAGCCGTATGGATTGTCTGCGGCAGGGGAAGGTGTGGCATGTGTTGTGTCGGTGGTATATGGAAAAAGGGCCTCGTTGAAAACCACATGGCGAGAAATTATAACTTTACGGGTTTGGAGCTCAAGGCAACGATAGCCCTTATATATGTTCTTGGGGGTACCCGATGAATATGCAGCGGGTGGAGTGGGTGCAAGTTTGTGGGTGCTAGTAGAATATGCATTGGGGTAACATAAGCAACCAAAAGTCCGTAAGTGGTCATAGGTGGGATGAGTGCCAAAAAGAAGGAAATGAGGTGTGTCTTGAGAGATAGCTCGAGATGGTCGGATGTTGAGTAGATGAGTGGATGTGAAGAGTGCCTCGACCCAAAAAGGAGGAGGAAGGTTGGCTTGGTAGAGAAGGGTATGGGTGATATCGTTGGTGGTTCGGATGAGGCGCTCGGCACGGCCATTTTGGGGAGAGGTGTAGGGACAGGAGAGACAGAGAGAAATGCCATGAGAAGAGAGGTAGGTGCGTAGTTGGTTAGTGAGAAACTCCCTACCATTGTCAAATTGGAGGCAGCTAACCGTAGTGTGGAATTGTGTAGTGACGTAGGTAAAGAAACGAATGAGGGTGTCACAAGTTTTGGATTTGGCACGCAGGGGAAAGGTCCAAGAAAAATGTGAGTAATCATCAAGTACAAAAAGATAGTATTTGTATCCAGAGAAACTAGTGATAGGTGAAGTCCAAAGATCGCAATGTCCTAGATCAAACGAAGCAGTAGCACGAGAATGAGACATAGCAAATGGTAGATGTGTTTGTTTTCCAAGTTGATAAGCATCACAAAATGAGGGAGTGCTAAGGCTACAGTTATTACATGAGGACAGAAATTGTAAAGGTAAATGGGACTGGGCGGAAGAACTAGGGTGGCCAAGCCGCCGGTGCCACAGATCGCCGGAGGCAAGGAGCACTGTGGAGGGGGCAGTGCCGTTATTGCCGAAGAATGGGTAGAGTTCACCGGAGCTCTCAGACCTCACGAGGATGCGCCGGGTTGCCAAATCGTTCAGAGAGAAGCCAAAGGGATCAAATTCCACAGAACAAGCATTGTCGCGAGACAATTTACGTGTGCTGATTAGATTTTTGACTATGTTTGGGGAGACTAGAACATCATGTAGGTGGAATGGGCGGGAGGTGAGTGCAATGCTACCGGTGGCTACGATGGGAAGACGAGTACCATTGCCAATGACAATATGATGTGAAGAATGCTTTAACGGGGAATGAGACGAGGTTAAGTTACCAGGGTCACCGGTGACATGTGACGACGCGCCAGAGTCCATGATCCATTCGCCGTGCGGGTGGAATGCCGCTCCGTAGTTCATGCTGTGGGCGACCATGGCATTGTGATCCCATGAGGGAGCATCATAGGTGGGCCGGGTGCAGCTGGTGCAGAGGGAACCATGGTGGTGTGCTCCGTGCCAGGAGGAAGCATCGGGTACGCCTGGGCTGGCGTGCCCCCACGAGGGCCGAGGATACCGTAGGAGTTCGGCGGGATCCATGGCATGCGAGGAGGGAATGGCATGCTCGCAGGGGTGAAGTAGCCGTACCAGGGCTGCTGACCGGCGCCCCGCCCACCAGCGGTGTCACCTTGCCCGCGGCCATCGAAGGGCGAACCACGGCCACAACCTTGCCCACCACCGCCGTCGTGGTGTAGTTGTTGGTGTTGGCTGCCACTGTTCTGGGAAGTGCCCTGGCGACGGCCCTGGTAGCCAGGGATGGGGTTTTTCCCTTTGTAATTGGGGCTGACGCCGGCCCAATTCTGTTGCCCGCCAGGGCCGCTGCTGCCGCTGGACTGGCCACGATCGCCGCCATGAGCGACCATGACCTGGGAAGCCTCCTCTTGCTGCTTGGACTCATCGGAGACTTCGGTGCGTTGGAGACGCGCGCAGACTTCGGCAAAGGGAGGCGTGTCCCCGTTTTTGAGGATCTCGGTGATGAGCCGGTACTTCTTGCCAAGGCCGTCGAGGAACTGGAACACGAGGTCGCGATCGTCGATCGGGCGGCCGATGGGCAGGTCCCCGCGCAGGCAGTTGCGGAACGCCTTGCTGAGGTACAGGTAACGGCTCGTGTCGTTGCTGGCGAAGAGCTTGTGCAGGCGTgcccaagtggtgccggcgcggcCGTCGTCGCCGACAACGAGGCGATGAAGATCGTCATATAGGGAGGCGAGGaaccagagggagaggtgaatgtCGACGGCGAGCCAGTCATTGTCGGGATCGGCGGGCGCGGCTCCCTTGGTCACGTGGTCCGTCGCCTTGTAcatgcggaggaggaggaggatggtcTAGCGCCACTTGGAGAAATTCTTGCCGGTGGCATCGACCTGGATCTTGATATGATCTGTGATGTGGATGTTGAGTATGTTGAGATGGGTGGTAGGGGCAGGGTGCGGATTTGGGTGGGTGGGAAGGGCATGGGTTAGGGCATTGAGATTGAGAGGATCTAGACGAAGGGTGTCAGGGTGAAAAGGAGTTGGCGGTGCTCGTGGTCTGCCGAAGAGGTTTGGCATGGGTGCGTGTGGGTCGTTGTCGAGGTTTTCCGCCGAAGTTGAGGAATAAGAGGGATAGGCCATGAGCGTAGATGATCTGATACCAAGAAGAAATGCAAATCTCAGCAGTTGTATTACCATCGATCACATATACATACAGTTGAGGCGTGGGTCACAACAGTGCCGCACGACTTGCATACGATCCTAAGGATCAAGAGCTAGTGGTTACAGTGAGACATAACGGACATGCCGTGTACAAGGACACAATCTATGTATTTCTACACTCTAAACTTTGTCTAAAAAAAGAgtactcctatcttcccaatgcaaATTAATTGCtatggaaatcaaacccaataatatttagcatattttttcttattttctacatgcacttagttTATTGAAGGTGAAAAAATTAAAGAGAAAAGATGCATGTTCATAATGTATTTTTTACTTCACTTCATAATTTATTTTGGAAAACTCACGTGTAGGTTTATTTGTGGAGGGAGGAAGTAGGTGTGTACTCGTCCCCTGGGTTGGGTGTGTACGTGTTCTGTTACTGCCACTCGGATCAAAGAAATGTGACACGTATATTTCCCTCAACAAAAGTTCCCAAAAATTGGCCCCGTTCGTCCGTCGGCGACTCGGCGACCTGCCTGGCGCGTCCCCTTGTACTCCTCCTAGGTTCGTCTCTCGGCGGCTGCAACGAGGAAGGCGGGCTACCCGCTCGCGCCCCCCGTGTTCGccaggcctcttcctcctccgcgctTCCTCCGGGCGGCGGCAACACCGACGCCTGGCCTCCAGCGGCAGCACCAGGAATCGGCAGTGGAGCTTCTCAGGTGGGCTTCCCTCCCTCCATCTGATGCCGCTGCCAGTTTCTTCTTCCTAATTTCGGAAGAGACCTAACTGATAGAAATGTGGCATAATTTCTTGACGATATTTTCGACATCTGACCTAACACAAGGAACAATCGAATCATCCAATGCAAACTTATCCTATGCAAATGCACCCCCGCGGCTGCTCCTGGTCTTTTTGACACACCTTGCAACTTCTTGTTGCGGCCACGAGATCCCCACATGAACTAGAGTTTGAATTTGTCGGCTGGCGAGATTTTCTGTAGGTCGAGGTCAGGAGGGTTTCACTTCAGTCTCATTAAAAGGGTAGTTGCTTGTTAGTGGGAGTGTGTGACTGGAGGTTCGCGTTCTAGATCTGAATGTTTCTTAGCCATCACCTGTGTGCCATCAAGTTTGGCTGCATCCCCTTTCACTTATCTCGGCAACAACCTCGTACTCTCCTGCCCCTGTTACGCCGAACTCCCCTCAGCCTGTTCGACAAAATGCCATAATGCAATGTTTTATTCTGGTCAGTCTAGCGTGTGCTTCACACTGGTGAGTGCAGGGTGCGAAAGCTGCGCTTACCAGAACTCCTTAGCGGTTGGCGCCCTTTTTTGTGTGGTGCACGCACACCAAAGACATTGGTGTGACTTGCATACTACTCCCTCTGGTCTGAAAAGATCGACGCGGAGGGAAAGCCAAACTACACATGCATACGCACAGTTTAGCGTCAATTAAATGTGACCGGAGGTAGTAGTTTGCAGCATGTAAACATCCAAAAATGTTGTTGTCTGCAACTTATATGAGAGCGCAAGAAAAACACAAGAGCGTGGGGGCAGGGTTCAGACAATAAGTAATGATATTCTGATCACCTATATGAGTTGATACTTGATACGGCATATTTAGGTTTTCTTCAGAATTGATATAATTAAGTTTATTTCTATTGCTATATCTGAAACTACTTCTAGTCTGTCACTATTTAGAAAATGTTATTCCAACTCTACTATGACAAGTACATATATATCCTTATTGGCATTCCATAATGTTGACTGGTACAAAATACATTGATTGTCCTGTTACTATCTTTGTTTCATGCCTAGGTGATCAAGGTTTTCCTTCCTTTCCGAAAATGGAATATAATTCAGATGACAATTCAGAAATCAGCGATTCTGAGATTGATGAGCATGAAGACAAAATTTATGCAAGATTGATGTCAGGAGATTTAAAAGCTAACGATGGTGAGAGTTACAGTTGCCCATTCTGCAGtggaaagaacaagaaagattaCAGTATACATAATCTTGTTCAGCATGCCTCAGGAGTAGGTGCAGCACCTAATCGACTCGCAAAAGATAAGGCAACCCACCGTGCCCTTGCCAAATATTTGAAGAATGGCCTTTCTGAATCCCTCGAGCCACAGTTGCAGCTGATCGCTGTGGAGCCACAACCTCTGCGAAATAGAAATGAGAAGTATGCGTGGCCCTGGATGGGTGTTGTAGCTAACGTGCCTACTGAATGGAAGGATGGGCGCCAGATTGGAGAAAGTGGAAATCGTTTGAAGGAAAAACTATCATGCTTTTGCCCGCTGAAGGTTATTCCTTTATGGACTTTTAGAGGTCATACAGGGAATGCTATTGTTGAATTTGCAGGAGACTGGAATGGTTACAGAAATGCATTTGCATTTGAAAAGTACTTTGAGGCAGAAGGCTGTGGGAGAAGTGGCTGGAAGCAAAAACAGAATCAAGGGCCAAAGCTTTTTGGCTGGGTTGCAAGGGCGGAAGATCACAGCTCTCCAGGGCTAATTGGAGACCACTTGAGGAAAAATGCTGACTTGAAAACTATCAATGAAGTTGAGAATGAAGGAACACATAAAGATAATAAACTTGTAGCTAATTTAGCTAACCAAATTGAGGTCAAGGATCAGTATTTACAGGAGCTGGAATTTAGATACAAGGAAACAGCTGTGTCACTTGAGAAGATGATGGCGCAAAGGCAACAACTTGTCCAGGCGTATAATGAAGGTTTGTGTTAGTTTTCGTTACTTTATCCGTGTATGGTGTATGTGTGATGCATGCTTTTCTGTCGTCAGCACATCCATGTTTTAGTTGTTAAATAATCAGTAAAACTTATGACTTCCAGAAATTCGGAAGATGCAGCAGCTAGCTCACAGACATTCTCAAAAGATCATTGACGAAAACCAGAATCTGCGTTCAGAACTAGAGTCCAAAATAAGCGAACTTAATGCAAGATCCAAGCAATTTGATGACCTTTCTGAAAAAAGTGTTTATGAGAGAAGGGATCTGGAGCAGGAGAAGCAGAAGGTGTGTGGTTTATTGGCTTCTTGCATCTCATCTTTTGCACCCTTCTTACATCTTTTGAACTGGAGTGAAGTGGCCCCACTAATCCCCACATGCAGTGGCGAGCGCTCATGGGTGCAAGTGGGACCATCGCATTTTGGGATTCTGGGGTGCACTGTCTATTTGGCATTTGGGGGTGTTGTGTGCATCAGTAAGCTAAcatgagccccccccccccctttttttttcCTGCACACGTCACTGACAACATGCCCATTGTGCTACCATGTGCATTTTTACCTGTCACGCACCTCCTCAATAAGTTTGATGACCTAGCTGTGTAGGCCTTATGAGTTTTTGTCCTGTAAGCTGTGTTGCTTTTTACTCATTTATTTTCGGTTAAGAGCTAGTATTTATTGTGGGTCATATTCATGCATCTATGGGTCTGATACCATTTTACATACTATGTAAGGCACTAAAGTTCAGAAGATTAGGCCCTGTCGATACGTGTGCAACTTctgtaacttttttttttgctttaatcCAGAATGCTAGTAAATCAAATCATCTGAAGTTGGCAACAGTGCAACAACAGAGAGCTAATGAGGATGTACTGAGGCTTGTGGACGATCAGAGGGTACGTGTCCTGGTTCCATTCGTGTGATATGATGGTCTGATTTTTGAACAGTTTGTCTTGTATATTAGCATTACTGTATGGAATTTGCAGAGAGAGAAACAAGCTGCTCAAAAGAAAATCCTGGAGTTAGAAGAGAAGTTGGAGGAAAAACAGATGCTTGAATTAGAAATACGGCAACTGAAGGGCAAATTGGAAGTGATGAAGCATATGCCAGGTCATGAAGATTCAGAATCTATGAATAAAATTAAAAAACGTGCTGAAGAACTGCAAGATAAGATGGACGGACTGGATGATATGGAGTCACTTAACCAAACTCTGTTTATTAAAGAAAGCAAAAGCAGCACTGAGTTGCAAGAAGCTCGGAAGGAGCTGGAAAATGTACGTTTCTTCTAAGTAGACCAAAATGCACAGGCAATGTTATGTTGCTTCAGTGTTGCGATTAACTTATTTATTATTTTTCTTGGGATCTTATGGCCATTCATCCTTCCATCTGCTGCATGCTCCACAGGGGTTGCTTGATCTTTCAGGTGGCCAAGCACATATAGGGATCAAGAGAATGGGCGAGCTTGACGTGAAAGCATTTTCAAATGCTTGCAGAGGGAAGTTGTCGGAAGAGGATGCGGAAGTTACTGCTGCCATTCTTTGTTCGAAGTGGGAAGCTGAAATTAGAAATCCGGAATGGCACCCTTTTAGGGTTATCATGGTTGGTGGGAAACACATGGTAAGAGTCTTCATTTGTAAAATCCACTGCTTCTAGATATTCCTACTTCCATAGCTTACAGGTGTTGAGTTTCTAGTGGTAAGAAACCGTAGAACTACTTGTATATCATCTATGACCATAATGTGCTATACTATGGTGTCCTGACAATTATATGAATATTTTTCTTTCAGTGTCTGTTACCTCTTATTTGACTTGTAATGGTGCATGGTGTGTTTTAGGAAATAATTGATGCTGATGACGCCAAGCTTCGAGAATTAAAAGAAGAGCACGGTGAAGAAATATATTCATTGGTGACGAAGGCACTGCGTGAAATCAATGAGCACAGTGCTACCACAAGGTATCCAGTGGGAGAGCTGTGGAACTTCAGAGAGGAACGGAAGGCGTCTCTGAAGGAAGCTGTCCAGTGCGTCCTGAGACGGTGGCGAAGCAACAAGAGGAAGCGCTGAGCCAAATGTGGACCGTCATGGCCAAGCAGCATGCAATGGACAAGCAGCATGCCAATGGACAAGCAGCATGCTGTTCTAGTAGTATTAGTGTTCTCTGGTTGGTGTGTAGATATGAGACGAGCAGGCGCTAGACCATGAGGTAACAAGCTGGCACCGTTTGTTTATCAGACTCTCTTCTTAAGCACTGGTCTATGATGTGCCATGTTGCTGAGAATTGAGAGGACTGCTTTTGTAAGGCTGTAATGGAACAAGCAGATGCAGCAGAAGGCCAAGGCTAGAGTTCAGTAGTGTCCATGAAATCTTTGTGAGATGTGAAAGTTAAGTATTCTCCATGCTATGGAATTAGTACGTTTAAGACAGTCGGATGTTGAACATGACAGCCAAAGAAGCCGGCTTTTGCTTAAAACGTCAATAGTACCTTCAAAAACAAAACTTGAATACTCTTCACAAtaggcaaaagaaaaaaaagaagaaaagcgaAAACAGATTTGGTGTACATGAGCATGAGTGCTCCTAGTTTTCAAAATATGTAAAAACTGTACATCCACGTCTTAAAAAATCGACACATTTATTCTACGAATACATAAGCATGTCCTGAATATTTGTGGGAAGTTTCGGTAGAAAAtcgcattgtattttgagctataggAAAAAAAATTGTGGCTACGTATAGAGATAGATATTTATCAGAAATTTGCATTttttttgtatagcttaaaaatacaacatatttttctccaaaatttctACCGTACCTTTGAAATGTTTGTATACAAGTGGGTAAAAATCATTTAATTTCATTTTTTGGAATAAAAAAACTAAGATTTGTAAAAATCAGGAGTACTGATGCTCAAGTATTAAAAACACTTCGGAAAAAATAACTCTTTCATTCGAAAAGAAAACTCTTTCAATAGAAAGAAATGATGAGGACccgattgttttttttttttttttgacgtggAACCCGATTGTTTGAACAGCTAAACATGGCAGGCTACAcctcaaaaggaagaaagaaagaagaaggaacgGCAGGATGTGTGTAGCTCGAGGAATGCAAAACCGGGACGAATCCAAATGCAACACGTACATACGGCAACGAAAATGTGCGATACTGTCCTTTACATGTAGCCGACGGACTCGACGATCCGCGAAGGTCCGCGTGTCCCCACGCACCCGCAGACGTGTCCCGGCAACTGCAGCAAACAAAATGACGTCGGCAGTTACCTTCACGGCCAGAGACCGGGACTGCCAGAAATGGAGATTGCGATAGgaggagcagcaccggcggcggtggCAAGGAAGGACGGGGTAGCGAAGGCGTCAGGGGAGTACTGGAGCGAGGCGCTCAAGTCGTTCCTCGACCACATCCCCGTCTCCTCCgtgtccggcgcggcccagtcctcctctccctccccagGTACAGCACAAACACACGAAAGCACAACCTACTCGACTTTGCTGGAATAGAGTGGTGGTCTCATGGCCGTTTCGGTATGCAGCGTTGGAGCTCAACCTCGATGGCTCCGTGCTGGACGCCATCGGCTCAATGTACCGCGGCGACGTCGGCGGCGCCGTGATCGTCGACGAGGTCCACGGCACCCTCGGCAAGTTCGTCGATCGCGACATAGGCTTTGTCGATTTCCCGAGCCTCGCATTGTGGGCACTCGAGGTAAGTGTGCTTTTGGCCGCGTATGCAGGTCTTTTTAGTATCTACGGAGAACTCCAAAGATTGTTACTTTTGCTTGACACCCTAATCCTGACGACCAGTTCGTCTATCGCATTGTTCGTAGGAGCTTGACAAAGTGAGCACTGAACGAGAAGACAAAAGTTCTGACTTCCTCTCGAGTCTGGAATGTCATCCTCAGATTGCAGAAACAAAGGTACTACTGTATGAGTTTCTCTACTTTGCTGAAATAAGCATACTACTGGATATCGATTCGTGTGCTGAAATGGATCTAAAGAATGAAAAAATATGATTTCTCAGTGTTGACAACATGGAGGTTGTACATTACTAATGTCTCGGTTGTTTCTCTGATGGACTAAACAGATTGCATGGTTAGCGAAGCTGTTCCTATTGGAGCCATTCTTCCCCGTTCGGTCGCATGACACGCTCTTCCATGCAATGCTTCTCTTCTCGaagcaccagaggctcaatgtgatACCTGTCGTTGAGTCGGTGAACTCTAGTGTTGACGGATTTGTTACTCAGGTACTTACTTATTGGCCATTCGTGGCACTCTCTTATTTTGAAGGCAGAATTGAATTAATCATGAGACTAACTGTCAACGAATGAATGACGGTAGAACGCGGTGATCGAGTTGCTTCTCCAATCAAGTGGTCTTGAATGGCTGGATAAAATTGCAGATAAACAACTATCTGAATTCAGGTAAGACCTGTGCTGAAACTGGCGTGCCTATACGAAATTCAGAATAGCTTGTTTTCAGTGAAGAACTTGCTTGTTGCCAGGTTTGTCAACGCGAGCAAGCCTGTCTCGGTGTACTCAGAtcaggcggcggccgatgcgttcCGTGTTCTTTCCAAGGAGAAAACAGGAGTTGCAGTTATCGACAGGAACACTCAGTGTTTGACTGGAATGATTCAGTGCAGCGATGTGTACCTGCTGTTGGACGACAACTCCCTATTTAGCAACAGAAGGCAAGTTTTCGTTTTCTCATCTGGCTGAAGTGTCAACATATCTGTTACTGACAAACAAAATTTCCTGTTTATTAGGACTCTGAGTTGTGAAGAATTCGTGAAGCTGAAGAACAAGAATGACAATGGCAGCGCAGAGCATTCATTAGCATCTGATAGCCAGAGCATCCTCAGCCTCAGAAGCAGAGCGCAGCAAAGAGCAGGCCTGTCGGTAACGAACCGGAAATCGGACACCCTGAAGCAAGCAATGGAGAATCTAGCTGCTTCAGGAAGCAGCTGCAGCTTCATCGTGGGCGAGCACGGGCTCGTGGAAGGAGTCGTGACGACAAGAGACATCATCTCCGTCTTCTCCCCGCCGTGCATGGACTCCAGGATCGACGGGGGCACCTTCTTCTCGGCGGCGCTTGAGCAGGCCGGCTGCCGCGTTGAGAACGGGCAGATGATTAGGAACTCTTAAGTAGTTTTCTCTTGTCAGGTAATGATTTGGACAAACTGAATCTCGTTAGGGCAGAATGCAGATAAATCGGCAGCTGATCTGCTCTTTTATGTTTACTATTATGTGGcgctgagagctcccgcactggGGAAGGTGACATCATGCTCTGtttcattttaaaaaaattgaatcaGTTGAGCGGTCGACCTCCCATTTGTCAAAACACTATCTTCGTTGCCAATAACAGACATAGGAAGAAACTTATTCGTACTCCAGTGTAGGATGAGGGTATGATCGAGGGTTATGAACAACTAAAGTCGTATATTACAAGCTATTATAAGAGATTTTTCGGTGCTCCCGTGAAAGGAAATTTTTTGTTCGATGAGACTAGAACGGATGATATATTCCTCGAGTCTCACAAGCGGAGAATAACTTTCTCGCTTCTCCTTACAATGAGAGGAGGTAAGAAATGTTGTATTCCAAATGGAGAATAATAAAACCCCTGATCCTGATGGTTTTTCAGCTGAATTTTCTTACAATTTCTAAGATGTCATCAAGTTTGACCTGCTGGCTCTTTTCGCGGATCTTCATGCTGGTCGGTCAGTTGGAGCTGTTTAGACTCAACTTTGGTGAAATTATATTATTGCCGAAGGTTAATGAAGCAGAAAAGATCCAACAATACCGTCATATTTATCTTCTTAACGTCAGctttaaaatattcactaagATGGCCACGATCCGGCTCAACACGGTGGCTGATCGTGTGATTCGGTCTTCACAAAttgcttttatgcaaggacgaAACATCCTCGATGGGGTTGTAGTCCTCCATGAAACTGTTCATAAATTGCATAGAAAGAAGTTGAATGGAATGATTTTaaagattgactttgaaaaagcctatgataaggttaaatgATCTTTCTTGCAACAAACTCTCAGAATGAAAGGTTTCTCTGATGAGTGGTGTGCGTTGACCAATAGTTTCGTCTCGGGAGGGAGTGTTgacattaaagtcaatgatgacgtgGGCAAATACTTTCAAACCAAAAAGGAGCTAAGACAGGGTGATCCATTATCACCAGTGATATTTAATATAGTGACAGATATGCTTGCTGTTATGATTGAACGTGCAAAATCGGAGGACCAGATTGAAGGAgtcattcctcatcttgttgatggagggttgtctattcttcaatatgccgacgatacaattctttttatgaatcATGACATCAAAAATGCTCGAAATCTAAAGTTAATTCTTTCAGTATTTGAGAAGCTTTCGGGTCCTACTAAGAAGAACAGAAAAAAATTAGAACGATAAAATTACTGCTCCCGAATATTCAACTGACTGATTAATTTTTTATAATGTACTCTATTTTTATTTGCCTAATAAGCCAGAAACGTCGATGTTTTCCCAAAAGTATTCGTAGACCTCTTTCCGATGAAAAATCTTTTTTGTGTAATTCCAAATGTGAAGCAAGTCTTTCTACCTTATTGGTGAAACTGAATACtagaaattaatttccataaaaatgagttgttttgttttggtgaggCCCAAGAAAATGTTGCAGAATAAGCTGAGCTATTCggctgtgggcaaggccaatttccgattaGGTACTTggttattccgattcattat contains:
- the LOC124659115 gene encoding SNF1-related protein kinase regulatory subunit gamma-1-like; the encoded protein is MEIAIGGAAPAAVARKDGVAKASGEYWSEALKSFLDHIPVSSVSGAAQSSSPSPALELNLDGSVLDAIGSMYRGDVGGAVIVDEVHGTLGKFVDRDIGFVDFPSLALWALEELDKVSTEREDKSSDFLSSLECHPQIAETKIAWLAKLFLLEPFFPVRSHDTLFHAMLLFSKHQRLNVIPVVESVNSSVDGFVTQNAVIELLLQSSGLEWLDKIADKQLSEFRFVNASKPVSVYSDQAAADAFRVLSKEKTGVAVIDRNTQTLSCEEFVKLKNKNDNGSAEHSLASDSQSILSLRSRAQQRAGLSVTNRKSDTLKQAMENLAASGSSCSFIVGEHGLVEGVVTTRDIISVFSPPCMDSRIDGGTFFSAALEQAGCRVENGQMIRNS
- the LOC124665945 gene encoding protein INVOLVED IN DE NOVO 2-like; its protein translation is MEYNSDDNSEISDSEIDEHEDKIYARLMSGDLKANDGESYSCPFCSGKNKKDYSIHNLVQHASGVGAAPNRLAKDKATHRALAKYLKNGLSESLEPQLQLIAVEPQPLRNRNEKYAWPWMGVVANVPTEWKDGRQIGESGNRLKEKLSCFCPLKVIPLWTFRGHTGNAIVEFAGDWNGYRNAFAFEKYFEAEGCGRSGWKQKQNQGPKLFGWVARAEDHSSPGLIGDHLRKNADLKTINEVENEGTHKDNKLVANLANQIEVKDQYLQELEFRYKETAVSLEKMMAQRQQLVQAYNEEIRKMQQLAHRHSQKIIDENQNLRSELESKISELNARSKQFDDLSEKSVYERRDLEQEKQKNASKSNHLKLATVQQQRANEDVLRLVDDQRREKQAAQKKILELEEKLEEKQMLELEIRQLKGKLEVMKHMPGHEDSESMNKIKKRAEELQDKMDGLDDMESLNQTLFIKESKSSTELQEARKELENGLLDLSGGQAHIGIKRMGELDVKAFSNACRGKLSEEDAEVTAAILCSKWEAEIRNPEWHPFRVIMVGGKHMEIIDADDAKLRELKEEHGEEIYSLVTKALREINEHSATTRYPVGELWNFREERKASLKEAVQCVLRRWRSNKRKR